TCGATGTTCTTGGTGATGAAATGTTTCTCTGATTCTGTCTCTTTGTGTATGCCTTGCCCAGAATATGTGCGTGTGTGCGCGTCTATCTCTAGCTCTATCGAGTGTGGCTAGAGAGAGGATGCAGTTCAGCGGTGCAAAGGTAAGTGATGCCGCCCAATGGTTTTGCTCGCCTTGGTATAAGGAGCAGCAAAAGTACCTCATGTGAAACACAGAGTAGAATACTACCAGACATTATCCTCCCCTCTGCTCTTTGCCGGGGTCTTTCCCGGTGTGTGAATGTATCTCTGGATGAAGCTCTCGATACGCGGGGCAAGCACATGTAGTCTGGTTCTGCATCATGCAGGCTATGCAGTCTGCGGCCTTGATCACACAAAATGTGCGACATGGGGAATTTGCTATGTGgattcttttcctttcttttgtttttaaCGAGTTTTCACATGCACGCGTCCTCTGCTACGTTTCCATTTACAGACGGCCATTTTAACCAAGTGAGTATCAGGTACCTCTAGGGTATGCTATGATAAGATAAACTGGGCCGTTTTGTATTCACTATTACTTTCTAATTCGAGCAGTAATACCTGAGTCCCTTATCATTTTATTCCATTCAAATAAATGATTATTTTCTCGTAAATACAATATCTGAGACTAAGTATATGTGTGGGCAAGAGggtgtacatgtacagaTTTAATGTAACCCTACATATATGCTATCATAGGATACATAGGTAGTTACAAGcccaactacctaggtatatattcAGGTCCCGAAAAATCAAGACATGGCTAAGACTCCTCAGTTGAACGCTGCAAAATTTTCACTTCTATAGTAACTTCATCCTTCAAACAACTGGAATCCCGGCCCCCTCGCCATGGCACGTCGCGTTCCCCTCGATCGCCCAGAGGAGGCCATCCGAGTGGTCAAGGAGGACGGAGGAGTCATCCTGACTGGCTTCACCTCAGCAGGACAAGTTGACAAAGTAAACCAAGATACCGAAGAAATCATGACGAGACGAAAGAGCGATGAGGTACATGTCtgccctcttcctctctACACCTAACGCCAGGAAGGCTAACCACGTCCCCCGCCCTTGACAGGCATTCAAAGCCATTTACAATGGACGGATCTACTGCGGTCACTTGTACGGCCTCAGTGAGACGGCACGAGAAGAATGGGCCTTGGACCCCAATATCCAATCGATTGTCAACCACTTTCTCCGGACCGTGAACCCTCCCGAAGTGGACAAGAATAGCATGCGGGCGCGCAGCACCAACGCCATTCTGTCTCAGGCCAACAGCATCCTTACCCTTCCAGGCGGCGCCGGACAGGCCCTGCACCGCGACGACAGCATATGGCAGAAAGTACACCCCAGCCAGGAGGAGTCGGGGTATTGCTTGGGATCCGATCTGGGGATTGCGTTATTGGTGCCGGGGGTTCAGACAACCCGTGCGAATGGCGCCACGTTGGTAAGTCTCTTCTCACCGGTATATGCTTGACCAATGAAAAAAAACCACTCATTCCCGAGCAATTCTGTAGTTTGTTCCCGGATCCCATCTCTGGGGCGACGCGCGCGAAGCCACCGACGACCAAGTCCGGGCCGTAGAGATGCAGCCGGGCGaggcttttctttttctgggctCAGCGCTCCACGGAGGAGGGGCTAATTCCACTCAGATTCCGAGACTGCTGCATGCCATTTTTTTCTGCCGCTCGTGGGTTCGGCCGGAGGTAGGGtatccttttctttttttgacTTGTGTGTCACTCTGCCGCTGACTAGGGTTGTAGGCGAATGAGTTTGCATGGTGgaccgaggaggaggtgcAGAAGTGGTCGGTCGATGCGCAGAGGCTGGCGGGCTACGTTACGGACAAGATGCTGGGGATTTGCGATGATGGGGACCCCATCGACGCTCTGCGCCGTCACCGGCCAGCATGAGGAGGTTGACGGGACGGGTGGAGTCGGGACCGGGTGCCTCGGCAACTAGCGCGCGGGACGGCTCGGCGCCC
The DNA window shown above is from Metarhizium brunneum chromosome 1, complete sequence and carries:
- the swnH1_0 gene encoding Dioxygenase swnH1; its protein translation is MARRVPLDRPEEAIRVVKEDGGVILTGFTSAGQVDKVNQDTEEIMTRRKSDEAFKAIYNGRIYCGHLYGLSETAREEWALDPNIQSIVNHFLRTVNPPEVDKNSMRARSTNAILSQANSILTLPGGAGQALHRDDSIWQKVHPSQEESGYCLGSDLGIALLVPGVQTTRANGATLFVPGSHLWGDAREATDDQVRAVEMQPGEAFLFLGSALHGGGANSTQIPRLLHAIFFCRSWVRPEANEFAWWTEEEVQKWSVDAQRLAGYVTDKMLGICDDGDPIDALRRHRPA